Within the Bacillus pumilus genome, the region TTTGATCTTCATATTTTGCTCGTAATACCATGCCTGCAAGAATCGTTCTGCAGGAGGATTCGTCATGAGGATCGTTCCATCAATATTGATGGTGATGACCCCATCGGCCATACTGCTTAATATGTTGGATAAATGTTCTTTTTCTTGATTTAAGGCTGTGATATGAAATGTAAGCTGCTTGCCCATTTGATTAAAGGCGATGGCCAGTTCTCCAATTTCGTCTTGCGTTAATATCGGAATCTTTGTATCAAATTTCCCTTTCGCCAGATCCTGCGCTCCCTCTTTCATCTTTCTAAGAGGATAGGTGACACGCGTTGATAAGAAGAACGCGAATATAGTGGTTAAAACAATGGCAATACCGGCTGCTAGGAAGATATAACGCGTCGTATGCTTTGTTGTTTGCTCTACGGCGAGTAATGATTGAGAAAGAAAGACCATGCCTTTTTTGCCGTTTGCCTCAAATGGAACACCGACGACAATTCGTTCATCTTTATGATTGCCTGCATTTGGTTCAGCACGTTTACTAATTTTTTTACGATCTTTTAGTGCTTGATTCAGATCACTGTCCGCTTCAATTTGTTTCTTTGTAATCGCAGGTAGCTTCCCGTCTTTTTCAGACGAATACCACTCTAGTCCGTCCTCTTGGATAATCGCAATACTCGTCAATTTGTCAGCAAGCTCTGATGTAATCGACCTTGCGAGCGATTGATCGTCATGGCTTTCTAAAATGACTGCCACTTTATTTGCCATTTGCGTTAAATCTGACTTTGCTTCTTCTACATGGTAATTTTCAATGAACTCTAAAAGAAGCACGGTTAAAATAGATAAAACGATTAGGACAAGGAAGAGAATGGTTAACCATAGCTTTCCAACGACACTTTTCCACAGTTTCATTCAGCGCCGACCTCAAATTTGTACCCGACACCCCATACTGTCACGATTTTTTTCGCAGCTTCTGGTGACACTTTATTCAGTTTTTCGCGAAGTCGTTTGACGTGGGTATCGACTGTTCTCAAGTCTCCAAAGAATTCATACTGCCATACTTCTTTTAACAGCTTCTCTCTGTCATAAACCTTATCAGGTGTTTTCGCAAGGAAATATAAAAGCTCATATTCCTTCGGCGTGAGACTGACCTCTTTGCCATCGGCTGTTACTCTATGCGCATCGTGGTCAATTGAAAGATGAGAAAACACAAGTACATCTTTTGTTGTTGTCCCAGTATTGAGATAAGACGTTTGAGAAGATCTTCTGAGCAATGCCTTCACACGTAAAACAACTTCACGTGGGCTAAAAGGCTTCACGATGTAGTCATCCGTTCCTGCTTCAAACCCTTGCACGCGGTTGGCTTCTTCTCCTTTTGCCGTCAGCATAATGATTGGAGTCGCTTTTTTGTCTCGAATTTGATTACACACTTCAATCCCATCTGTGCCAGGCATCATTAAATCGAGCAAAATGAGGTCATAATCTGATTGGAGTCCTTTTTGAATGGCCTCATCTCCATTTTCCGCTTCATCGATTTCATAATTTTCACGTTCTAAATACATTTTTAAAAGGCGGCGAATTCTTGCCTCATCATCTACGACTAATATTTTCGT harbors:
- a CDS encoding response regulator transcription factor, translated to MEHTTQTKILVVDDEARIRRLLKMYLERENYEIDEAENGDEAIQKGLQSDYDLILLDLMMPGTDGIEVCNQIRDKKATPIIMLTAKGEEANRVQGFEAGTDDYIVKPFSPREVVLRVKALLRRSSQTSYLNTGTTTKDVLVFSHLSIDHDAHRVTADGKEVSLTPKEYELLYFLAKTPDKVYDREKLLKEVWQYEFFGDLRTVDTHVKRLREKLNKVSPEAAKKIVTVWGVGYKFEVGAE
- a CDS encoding ATP-binding protein is translated as MKLWKSVVGKLWLTILFLVLIVLSILTVLLLEFIENYHVEEAKSDLTQMANKVAVILESHDDQSLARSITSELADKLTSIAIIQEDGLEWYSSEKDGKLPAITKKQIEADSDLNQALKDRKKISKRAEPNAGNHKDERIVVGVPFEANGKKGMVFLSQSLLAVEQTTKHTTRYIFLAAGIAIVLTTIFAFFLSTRVTYPLRKMKEGAQDLAKGKFDTKIPILTQDEIGELAIAFNQMGKQLTFHITALNQEKEHLSNILSSMADGVITINIDGTILMTNPPAERFLQAWYYEQNMKIKDGDELPPEARELFHTAVSTEKEQMIEVTLQGRTWVLLMSPLYNQQDVRGAVAVLRDMTEERRLDKLRKDFIANVSHELRTPIAMLQGYSEAIVDDIAGSEEEKKEIAQIIYDESLRMGRLVNDLLDLARMEAGHITLNLESTDTEELTEKIYRKFLGIAKEKQVDLTYDIQVDEPHFVLDPDKMEQVFTNLIDNAIRHTPEGGEVHFSVQSVESGLKMDVKDSGSGIPEEDLPFIFERFYKADKARTRGRSGTGLGLAIVKNIVEAHQGSIHAHSKAGTGTHFTFYIPRKKQELV